From a single Anaerolineaceae bacterium oral taxon 439 genomic region:
- a CDS encoding threonine--tRNA ligase: protein MALKVKENYAESEIYKIRHSTAHVMAEAVLRKFPKAKIAIGPPIAEGFYYDFDLPRTLTPEDLEEIESDMKKIIAEKHPFLREERSAEEAKRIFADQPYKIELIEGLEKGGVDEYGEPSDEKPIISTYQVDQFVDLCRGPHVANTSDINPKAIKLLNVSGAYWRGDEKRPMLQRIYGTAWKTREELDDYLNRREEAKRRDHRKLGKELDLFSINEEIGAGLILWHPKGAKIRKLIENFWSEEHEKSGYDFVVTPHIGKAHLWETSGHLGFYNENMYSPIDIDGTQYYIKPMNCPFHTYIYKTALRSYRDLPIRYAEEGTVYRYERSGVLHGLTRVRGFTQDDAHHFCRPDQMPDEIDFVIDFSIRILRAFGFNEFKAFLSTKPKKSVGDPERWKAAEEALRESLERHHLDYEIDEGGGAFYGPKIDFKISDAIGREWQLTTIQFDFNLPERFDITYVAEDGQPTRPYMIHRALLGSLERFFGILIEHYAGAFPAWLAPVQAEIIPIADRHIEAGNKIAAELREAGLRVHVDARSDRMNAKIRDAQRQKIPYMLVLGDKEIESHSVALRKRSGENLGAIPLDQFIALAKKEIAEKI from the coding sequence ATGGCGCTGAAAGTAAAAGAGAATTACGCGGAATCGGAAATCTATAAAATCCGGCATTCCACCGCGCACGTCATGGCTGAAGCCGTGCTGCGCAAGTTTCCCAAAGCCAAAATCGCGATCGGGCCGCCGATCGCCGAAGGCTTCTATTATGATTTCGACCTTCCGCGGACGCTGACCCCCGAAGATCTTGAAGAGATCGAATCTGACATGAAGAAAATCATCGCGGAAAAACATCCGTTCCTCCGCGAAGAACGCAGCGCGGAAGAAGCCAAGCGCATATTCGCCGATCAGCCGTATAAAATCGAGCTGATCGAAGGACTCGAAAAGGGCGGCGTCGACGAATACGGCGAGCCGAGCGACGAAAAACCGATCATCTCAACGTATCAGGTCGATCAGTTCGTCGACCTCTGCCGCGGCCCGCATGTCGCCAATACAAGCGATATCAATCCAAAAGCGATAAAACTACTGAACGTCTCCGGCGCTTACTGGCGCGGCGATGAAAAACGCCCGATGCTCCAGCGAATCTACGGGACAGCCTGGAAAACCAGGGAAGAGCTCGACGATTACCTGAACCGGAGAGAAGAAGCTAAACGCCGCGACCACCGCAAGCTCGGGAAAGAGCTCGACCTGTTCAGCATTAACGAGGAAATCGGCGCAGGGCTCATCCTCTGGCATCCCAAAGGCGCAAAAATCCGCAAGCTCATCGAAAATTTCTGGTCCGAGGAACACGAAAAATCCGGTTACGATTTCGTCGTCACGCCGCATATCGGCAAGGCACACCTCTGGGAGACATCGGGACATCTCGGTTTCTATAATGAAAACATGTACTCCCCTATCGATATCGACGGAACGCAATATTATATCAAACCGATGAACTGCCCGTTCCATACATATATCTACAAAACCGCGCTCAGATCCTACCGCGATCTTCCGATCCGCTACGCTGAGGAAGGGACCGTCTACCGCTATGAGCGCTCCGGCGTGCTGCACGGCCTGACGCGGGTCCGTGGATTCACGCAGGACGACGCGCACCATTTCTGCCGCCCGGACCAGATGCCCGACGAGATCGATTTCGTGATCGACTTCTCGATCCGGATTTTACGTGCGTTCGGATTCAACGAATTCAAAGCTTTCTTATCAACGAAGCCAAAGAAATCGGTCGGCGACCCGGAACGCTGGAAAGCCGCGGAAGAGGCGCTCCGCGAATCGCTCGAGCGCCATCATCTCGACTACGAAATCGACGAGGGCGGCGGCGCGTTTTACGGGCCGAAAATCGACTTCAAGATCAGCGACGCGATCGGACGCGAATGGCAGCTGACGACGATACAGTTCGATTTCAACCTCCCGGAACGCTTTGATATCACGTATGTCGCCGAAGACGGTCAGCCGACCCGACCATACATGATCCATCGCGCGCTTCTCGGCTCGCTCGAACGCTTCTTCGGCATCCTGATCGAGCATTACGCCGGCGCGTTCCCCGCCTGGCTTGCGCCGGTTCAGGCAGAAATCATCCCGATCGCCGATCGTCATATTGAAGCCGGAAATAAAATTGCCGCCGAATTGCGCGAGGCCGGGCTGCGGGTGCATGTCGACGCTCGCTCGGACCGCATGAACGCGAAGATCCGCGACGCTCAGCGCCAGAAAATTCCCTACATGCTCGTTCTCGGCGATAAGGAAATCGAAAGCCATTCGGTTGCGCTCCGCAAGCGCAGCGGTGAAAACCTCGGCGCGATCCCTCTCGATCAGTTCATCGCTTTAGCGAAAAAAGAAATCGCCGAAAAAATCTGA
- a CDS encoding lipase has translation MADSFLRISAVNKKFGGVCALDSVSLEIEKGEIHCLIGENGSGKSTLIKIISGFYVPDAGEVQVDGKNRDRFDTISAINEGIQVIYQDLSIFPNLTVAENIALPVYKTLNRKILNRREIYQIAKRAFEKIGISLPLEERLEDLSVANKQIVAIARAIYYKAKLLILDEPMTSLTRKEIDKLFIIIRSLQSQGVSILFVSHKLDEVFEIADRFTVLRNGKNVITDVVKNVDHKKMVYYMTGRRIIDDRFLYASAGSLKPIFQVQNLSLMNGFEDISFEVLPGEILGITGLLGSGKNELALSLFGIYPAEKGKIRIKGRDVIINSPVDALKQKITYIPEDRLTEGLFLSHSIMNNLVVTSLDKKCDSFGLLDLARIYHAAIRWTDRLSVAMGSIYNSIDTLSGGNQQKVVIAKWLETEPDILILNGPTVGVDIGAKFDVYYLIRELVKDCSTGVIIISADLSEIVQNCNRILVMKNGRIATELVGKSVDEDKLTEILAG, from the coding sequence ATGGCTGATTCATTTTTGAGAATTTCTGCTGTTAACAAGAAATTTGGTGGCGTGTGTGCATTGGACTCGGTTAGTCTGGAAATAGAAAAGGGAGAAATTCATTGTCTGATTGGAGAAAATGGAAGCGGAAAATCGACTCTGATTAAGATCATTTCAGGTTTTTATGTACCAGATGCAGGCGAGGTTCAAGTTGATGGAAAAAATCGTGATCGTTTTGATACGATTTCAGCGATAAACGAAGGTATTCAAGTAATATATCAAGATCTTTCGATTTTTCCAAACCTTACGGTAGCAGAAAATATAGCTTTACCTGTTTATAAAACATTGAACAGGAAAATCCTCAATCGGAGAGAAATATATCAAATTGCAAAGAGAGCATTTGAGAAAATAGGTATTTCTTTGCCGCTTGAAGAAAGATTAGAGGATTTATCTGTCGCGAATAAACAAATTGTGGCTATCGCTCGGGCTATTTACTATAAAGCGAAACTATTAATACTGGATGAGCCGATGACTTCTCTTACACGGAAAGAAATCGACAAACTTTTTATAATTATCAGATCCCTCCAGTCTCAAGGCGTTTCGATTCTCTTTGTAAGTCATAAATTGGATGAAGTTTTCGAGATTGCTGATCGATTCACGGTTTTACGCAACGGTAAGAATGTAATTACGGATGTTGTAAAAAATGTGGATCATAAAAAAATGGTCTATTACATGACTGGTCGAAGGATCATCGACGATCGATTTTTGTATGCCTCGGCTGGATCGCTTAAACCTATTTTCCAAGTTCAGAATCTTTCTTTAATGAATGGGTTCGAAGATATTTCATTTGAAGTTCTGCCTGGGGAGATCCTGGGTATTACTGGTTTGCTTGGATCCGGTAAAAATGAATTAGCTTTGTCTTTGTTTGGAATTTATCCTGCTGAAAAAGGGAAAATTAGAATAAAAGGAAGGGATGTAATCATTAATTCTCCTGTCGATGCGTTAAAACAGAAGATCACCTATATCCCGGAAGATCGATTGACTGAGGGATTGTTTTTATCTCATTCAATTATGAATAACCTGGTGGTAACGAGTCTGGATAAAAAGTGTGATTCTTTTGGTTTATTGGACTTGGCGAGAATTTATCATGCCGCTATCAGATGGACAGACAGATTGTCTGTCGCAATGGGAAGTATCTATAACTCTATCGATACGTTGTCTGGCGGTAATCAGCAAAAGGTAGTTATTGCAAAATGGTTGGAGACTGAACCTGACATATTAATATTAAATGGACCTACGGTCGGGGTGGATATTGGTGCAAAATTTGATGTATATTATTTAATACGTGAGCTTGTTAAAGATTGTTCAACAGGGGTCATTATCATCTCTGCTGATCTGTCTGAAATTGTTCAAAATTGCAATCGGATTCTGGTAATGAAAAATGGCAGAATTGCTACAGAATTGGTGGGTAAATCAGTGGACGAAGATAAATTAACAGAAATTTTGGCAGGTTGA
- a CDS encoding SgcQ protein — protein MKNWLSEVFNCEKPIIAMCHLRALPGDPGFDKVGGMKAVVECARRDLIALQEGGVDGVMFSNEFSLPYLTRVRTETTAAMARVIGELINDIHIPYGVNVLWDPIASLDLAAAVDAQFIREIISGVYASDFGLWNTSSGETVRHKHAIGAEKVKLFYNIYPEAASHLGCRDIESITKTTRFNCLPDALCVSGATAGSATDPEILSRAKGAAGDTVVFANTGCKVETIESILSIADGAIVATTFKYDGIFENAVDPTRVKAFMSKVMNFRNTLR, from the coding sequence ATGAAAAATTGGCTGAGCGAAGTTTTTAATTGTGAAAAACCGATTATTGCAATGTGTCATCTGAGAGCATTGCCAGGCGATCCCGGATTCGATAAAGTTGGTGGAATGAAGGCAGTAGTAGAATGCGCAAGGCGAGATTTGATAGCTTTACAGGAAGGTGGTGTAGATGGTGTAATGTTTTCAAATGAGTTTAGCCTCCCCTACTTGACGAGGGTCAGAACAGAAACAACTGCAGCTATGGCAAGAGTCATCGGAGAACTTATAAACGACATACATATTCCATATGGCGTAAATGTATTATGGGATCCGATTGCTTCCTTAGATTTAGCCGCAGCAGTAGACGCTCAGTTTATTCGCGAAATAATTTCGGGTGTTTATGCAAGCGACTTCGGATTGTGGAACACGAGCAGCGGTGAGACAGTGCGCCATAAGCATGCAATTGGCGCTGAAAAAGTAAAGCTATTCTATAATATATATCCTGAAGCGGCTTCCCACTTGGGATGTCGAGATATTGAATCAATTACAAAGACAACACGTTTTAACTGTCTTCCCGACGCGTTATGTGTTTCCGGAGCGACTGCGGGAAGCGCAACAGATCCGGAAATTTTATCCCGCGCAAAAGGCGCTGCAGGCGATACTGTCGTTTTCGCTAATACCGGTTGTAAAGTAGAGACAATCGAATCAATCTTGAGTATTGCAGATGGCGCAATTGTCGCTACTACGTTCAAGTATGACGGAATTTTCGAAAATGCTGTTGATCCAACTCGCGTAAAGGCATTTATGTCTAAGGTTATGAATTTTAGAAATACACTTCGTTAA
- a CDS encoding dCTP deaminase, translating into MSVLNDTKIWEMICAGMIDFTKSDTDPETVRAQVNPNTLDLTLGRYARLPLDCDQPIIFGKKHHSDLFWELREISEAGILLRPGDVFLGSSREYIVMPKNVCGQVYTKSSLGRVFINHMMAGVIDAGFAGTITLEFKNEGKHDVLLPFGARVVQLQFSLLNDDPERDYSMRVSRYQGQTLPEPAREERRAAD; encoded by the coding sequence ATGAGTGTTTTGAACGATACGAAGATTTGGGAAATGATCTGCGCCGGGATGATCGACTTTACGAAGTCGGATACCGATCCGGAAACCGTTCGGGCCCAGGTCAATCCGAATACGCTGGATTTAACTCTCGGGCGTTACGCGCGGCTGCCGCTTGATTGCGATCAGCCGATTATTTTTGGAAAAAAACATCATTCCGATCTGTTTTGGGAGCTTCGCGAGATATCCGAAGCGGGGATCCTGCTGCGTCCCGGCGACGTTTTTTTAGGCTCGTCGCGCGAGTATATCGTCATGCCGAAAAATGTCTGCGGACAGGTGTATACCAAGTCGAGCCTGGGGCGCGTTTTTATTAACCACATGATGGCCGGGGTTATCGACGCCGGTTTTGCTGGAACGATTACGCTGGAATTTAAGAATGAAGGGAAGCATGATGTGCTGCTCCCGTTCGGCGCGCGCGTCGTGCAGCTTCAATTCAGCCTGCTTAACGATGATCCGGAGCGGGATTATTCGATGCGCGTGAGCCGGTATCAGGGTCAGACGCTGCCTGAACCGGCCCGCGAGGAGCGACGGGCTGCCGATTGA